One Roseimicrobium gellanilyticum DNA window includes the following coding sequences:
- the vccB gene encoding Verru_Chthon cassette protein B: protein MQKHPPSITTRAFSLPEVALSLGIATTALLTLISLLPFGLDTLRESSSKQAEARILQSVLDRYQSGIWMEKDSAGGTGNVLLKDRLLYFDQTGTEMEDASSVECDYVVQIHIDGPPTLHGDASDNPYLRRVRVRVSDRPNDPQRAFADGSGHYHEHSVWIALLDQTGPLMGPLHSSEL from the coding sequence ATGCAAAAACACCCCCCCTCCATCACTACCCGGGCGTTCTCACTGCCCGAAGTCGCCCTCTCTCTGGGCATCGCCACCACGGCACTACTCACACTGATCTCGCTCCTGCCATTCGGCCTGGATACCTTGCGCGAGTCCAGCAGCAAACAAGCCGAGGCCCGCATCCTCCAATCCGTACTGGACCGGTACCAATCCGGCATCTGGATGGAGAAGGACTCGGCCGGGGGCACCGGCAATGTATTGCTCAAGGATAGGCTGCTCTATTTTGACCAGACAGGCACCGAGATGGAAGATGCCTCCAGCGTCGAGTGCGACTATGTGGTGCAGATTCATATCGACGGTCCTCCCACCTTGCACGGAGATGCCAGCGACAATCCCTACCTGCGTCGCGTGCGGGTACGAGTAAGCGACCGGCCCAATGATCCCCAGCGGGCCTTTGCAGATGGCTCCGGACACTACCACGAGCACAGCGTGTGGATCGCGCTTCTGGACCAGACTGGACCCCTGATGGGCCCTCTCCATTCCTCTGAGCTGTGA
- the vccA gene encoding Verru_Chthon cassette protein A, protein MKNPPPQFTSFHNIRSSQGIALIMVLVAITMVSLLILAFLASARTEHRAASAFSNVAQARNLSELPVNLVIGQIRRATEQNGLEQTWASQPGLIRVFGTEPDPQNTGTRSKTVALYKLYSDETMVVMRSNASATANGMNINEVKTALDADVQGVPDWQKTPGMYVDINEPAVALVEGSDKVQAVFPISDPRARFARDNGRAVDGFQFDDKAVPGTVAPSGPDDVTARLPMPVKWLYVLADGQLAAPKGGNAETGLAFDDATAPSSIPSATNPIVGRVAFWTDDESTKINVNTATEGTAWDVPRAYTATTVKFARRQPAQNEYSRYPGHPAQTSLSPVFQAFGSSLIVEPFMSDNELAAVLKRYHQFSPRTPWGGSKGGTIAPSAAVLMDKDDRLYTTLDELVFDRNRKEQDPMLSRQDIAAARFFLTPHSRAPELNLFNQPRVMLWPISADSAERNAKDKLLAFVGTGGGKAWYFSRLRNFKSLTDAGSAQSTRGDLDLQGGAGNAALKRNRELYESHLIPLTGGNNGQAASAHNIPGFGGNFAAKYTVPRRNQILTEMVDFIRWSVNSYSTGLAPSYTYTPPRTGVRTAESSAVPLIPGNGTKGFGRFPSITEAAIVFMATSKNNATGATTRMQAFIALEPYIPTTGAPAATANVRYRISGLNGFTVNGVPVSFPDVDMIRCNTAAGYLDSGGSTAFSGFAAQFKKANLSSSASDQTTSARQLARGNEDNAFPFYSALIPVNPTASDFTFSGGTIAIEVLTGFSDAASAELVQTLHLTFPPTTLKVPKMVSEEYNTLAKRMQVNAGEFVKSLIQQGDITRSVEVDVNGPSRGDLRLLSAMSDVPTSWFTTHPSYTDSNVERLHFLRQGNQMVAGQFGPGDGAGGPLGVSRSQNRAATVNTAGTLVRGIWYARDSTPAVGRGQDGAFNTKNRPGDFDNGTGRIEDGPYINKADENNIITNNQADDGSLGYFSRHSFTVEDGVTFSPNRQIASAIAFGSLPSGIFSNLPADVHKPWQTLLFSPIPPSRTTPANAQPDEDDHEGFKGPRDHLWLDLFWMPVVEPYAISESFATAGKINMNYQLMPFRHIERSTGMHAALKPVMLSAISPNSVGGTNSAGYDNVGGNNYKEGTLHKYELHYHVNRSETLKGLSGRFTSGDVFRSPSEICEIFLVPQRRSGASYNPDANPPPANYNDMVTWWNGDMNAPDAFEPTGDNSREAPYNQLYPRLTTKSNTFTVHFRVQTLRKARSTDAAHWFEDKDEVLSEHRGSATLERYLDPQDPELAALGNNGPSDTQSWDRYYRFRIIERKVFSP, encoded by the coding sequence ATGAAGAATCCCCCTCCGCAATTCACTTCGTTTCACAATATTCGTTCGTCCCAGGGAATTGCCCTGATCATGGTGCTGGTGGCCATCACCATGGTATCTCTGCTGATACTGGCATTCCTTGCCAGTGCCCGCACGGAACACCGTGCGGCCTCGGCCTTTTCGAACGTTGCCCAGGCACGCAACCTCTCTGAGCTGCCTGTAAATTTAGTCATCGGGCAGATCCGTCGTGCCACGGAACAGAATGGCCTGGAGCAGACGTGGGCCTCGCAGCCCGGATTGATTCGGGTGTTCGGGACGGAGCCGGATCCGCAGAACACAGGAACACGCTCCAAAACCGTCGCCCTATATAAGTTGTATTCAGACGAGACCATGGTGGTCATGAGATCCAATGCGAGCGCCACGGCGAATGGTATGAACATCAATGAGGTGAAAACCGCCCTCGATGCCGATGTTCAAGGCGTGCCGGACTGGCAGAAGACTCCGGGAATGTACGTGGACATCAATGAACCGGCCGTGGCTCTTGTGGAAGGCTCCGACAAGGTGCAGGCGGTGTTTCCCATCAGCGATCCTCGTGCCAGGTTCGCTCGCGACAACGGACGGGCCGTGGATGGTTTCCAGTTCGATGACAAGGCGGTGCCGGGTACGGTAGCACCTTCAGGTCCCGATGACGTGACTGCGCGTCTGCCCATGCCCGTGAAGTGGCTCTACGTCCTTGCCGATGGTCAGCTCGCAGCTCCCAAAGGTGGAAACGCTGAGACAGGTCTGGCATTTGACGATGCGACAGCACCGTCCTCCATTCCTTCGGCAACGAATCCCATCGTAGGGCGTGTCGCATTCTGGACTGACGATGAGAGCACGAAAATCAATGTAAACACCGCGACGGAAGGAACGGCATGGGATGTGCCTCGCGCCTACACGGCCACCACGGTGAAGTTTGCCCGTCGACAGCCCGCGCAGAACGAATACTCACGTTACCCAGGGCACCCTGCGCAAACATCATTGAGCCCGGTCTTTCAGGCCTTCGGTTCCTCCCTGATCGTGGAGCCTTTCATGAGCGACAATGAGCTGGCGGCCGTATTGAAGCGTTACCACCAGTTCAGCCCGCGCACGCCGTGGGGTGGCAGTAAGGGAGGCACCATCGCACCCTCCGCTGCCGTCCTGATGGACAAGGACGATCGGCTCTATACCACGCTCGACGAACTCGTGTTCGACCGGAATCGCAAGGAGCAGGATCCGATGTTGAGCCGTCAGGACATCGCGGCTGCGCGCTTCTTTCTCACTCCGCATAGTCGTGCACCTGAGTTGAACCTTTTCAATCAACCGCGAGTGATGCTTTGGCCCATCTCGGCGGACAGCGCGGAGCGCAATGCCAAGGACAAGCTGTTGGCGTTCGTCGGCACGGGTGGAGGCAAGGCATGGTACTTCTCCCGCCTGCGAAACTTCAAGAGCTTGACTGATGCTGGTTCCGCACAGAGCACCAGAGGCGATCTGGACCTGCAGGGCGGCGCCGGCAACGCTGCGCTGAAGCGCAATCGCGAACTTTATGAGAGCCACCTGATCCCGCTTACTGGCGGCAACAACGGTCAAGCGGCTTCGGCGCATAACATCCCCGGCTTCGGTGGGAACTTTGCCGCGAAATACACGGTGCCAAGGCGCAATCAGATCCTCACTGAGATGGTGGACTTCATCCGGTGGTCTGTGAATAGCTACAGTACCGGTCTTGCGCCTTCGTACACTTACACACCACCGCGCACGGGAGTCAGGACCGCGGAATCCTCCGCAGTGCCTCTCATTCCCGGCAATGGCACGAAGGGCTTCGGGAGATTTCCCTCCATCACGGAGGCCGCGATCGTGTTCATGGCAACGAGCAAGAACAACGCCACGGGAGCAACGACCCGCATGCAGGCGTTCATTGCTCTGGAGCCATACATTCCCACCACCGGAGCTCCGGCGGCCACGGCAAATGTGCGCTATCGTATTTCTGGTTTGAATGGATTCACCGTCAATGGGGTTCCCGTCTCATTCCCTGACGTGGATATGATCCGGTGCAACACGGCTGCCGGTTATCTGGACTCCGGAGGCAGCACCGCCTTTTCCGGATTCGCGGCTCAATTCAAAAAGGCGAATCTCAGTTCCAGTGCCTCGGACCAGACGACGTCCGCTCGCCAGTTGGCAAGAGGGAACGAAGACAACGCCTTCCCCTTCTACAGTGCGCTCATCCCCGTGAATCCGACAGCGTCCGATTTCACCTTCAGCGGTGGCACCATCGCCATTGAGGTGCTGACCGGCTTCTCGGACGCGGCCAGCGCGGAGCTTGTGCAGACACTGCATCTGACTTTCCCACCAACGACGCTGAAGGTGCCGAAGATGGTAAGCGAGGAATACAATACTCTGGCCAAGCGCATGCAAGTGAATGCCGGAGAGTTCGTGAAGTCCTTGATCCAACAAGGGGACATCACACGTAGCGTGGAAGTGGATGTGAATGGCCCCTCTCGAGGAGATCTTCGCCTTCTTTCCGCCATGAGTGATGTGCCCACCTCGTGGTTCACCACTCATCCCAGCTACACGGATTCCAATGTGGAGCGCCTGCATTTTCTCCGGCAGGGAAATCAGATGGTCGCCGGGCAGTTTGGTCCTGGTGATGGAGCTGGTGGTCCTCTAGGAGTATCTCGCAGCCAGAACCGGGCCGCCACGGTGAATACCGCAGGCACATTGGTCCGGGGCATCTGGTATGCACGTGACTCCACTCCTGCCGTAGGTCGCGGACAGGATGGAGCGTTCAATACCAAGAATCGCCCTGGCGATTTCGACAATGGCACGGGACGCATCGAAGACGGTCCGTACATCAACAAGGCGGATGAGAACAACATCATCACAAACAACCAGGCGGATGATGGCAGCCTTGGCTACTTCAGCCGGCACTCATTCACGGTGGAGGATGGTGTGACCTTCAGTCCCAATCGCCAGATCGCCTCGGCCATTGCATTCGGCTCACTGCCCTCAGGCATCTTCAGCAACCTGCCTGCGGATGTGCACAAACCCTGGCAGACCCTGTTGTTCTCACCCATTCCTCCCTCACGTACTACTCCTGCCAACGCACAGCCAGACGAGGACGATCATGAAGGATTCAAAGGTCCACGTGATCACCTCTGGCTCGACCTCTTCTGGATGCCGGTGGTCGAACCGTATGCCATCAGCGAGTCCTTTGCCACGGCTGGCAAGATCAACATGAACTACCAGTTGATGCCGTTCCGTCACATTGAACGCAGCACGGGCATGCATGCCGCCCTGAAGCCCGTAATGCTCAGCGCCATCAGCCCTAACTCGGTCGGAGGCACCAATTCTGCCGGTTATGACAACGTGGGCGGGAACAACTACAAGGAAGGCACCTTGCACAAGTACGAGTTGCACTACCACGTGAACCGCAGCGAGACGCTCAAGGGGCTTTCCGGGAGATTCACCTCAGGTGATGTCTTTCGGTCTCCCTCGGAGATCTGCGAAATCTTCCTTGTTCCCCAACGGCGCAGCGGTGCCAGCTACAACCCTGACGCCAACCCGCCTCCTGCCAACTACAACGACATGGTGACGTGGTGGAATGGAGACATGAACGCTCCAGATGCCTTTGAACCAACCGGGGACAACAGCCGCGAAGCTCCCTATAACCAGCTCTATCCAAGGCTGACGACCAAGTCGAATACCTTCACGGTCCACTTCCGTGTGCAAACCTTGAGAAAGGCGCGCAGTACGGATGCGGCGCACTGGTTCGAGGACAAAGATGAAGTCCTTTCGGAACATCGCGGCTCCGCAACACTCGAGCGTTATCTGGATCCGCAGGATCCGGAGCTTGCTGCCCTGGGCAACAATGGACCCAGTGACACCCAAAGCTGGGATCGCTACTACAGATTCCGCATCATCGAACGCAAAGTCTTCTCCCCCTGA
- the vccC gene encoding Verru_Chthon cassette protein C: MKRTPSPHGFTLIEVLVSVSVLALMLTILADMMTRTQDTVTNASAHATEFQEARRALDAISNTLSQATMDAVWAYRRSTTDASAIIGYDRTSDHHFILGPASDLLRRDAEAGQVVFFQAPLGKTRNQAKSRLHDLVNCCGFYIQYGSDLTERPDFLRAGQATVLNPERKRFRLMQYTQPSDDSLLYGDATRLGLNRLSNRSQALRWYQDDLATASKPLADNILALVLTPYATHAQGATTSLLPDPQYRYDSRDFQWNGLNEANKSRRHQLPPMVSVTIVVAEERSFEALVSRKGEQGAAEAVRGVLRDRFKEHDKLKVDLELVQQGLSALRLHHKVLSTMVALRGSKWISENEM; the protein is encoded by the coding sequence GTGAAAAGAACGCCTTCGCCTCACGGCTTCACTTTGATCGAGGTGCTGGTGTCCGTCTCCGTGCTCGCGCTGATGCTGACCATCCTCGCGGACATGATGACACGGACGCAAGATACCGTGACCAATGCCAGCGCGCATGCCACGGAGTTTCAGGAAGCCCGTCGTGCACTCGATGCCATCAGCAACACTCTGTCGCAGGCAACCATGGACGCGGTGTGGGCTTATCGCCGTTCCACGACGGATGCATCTGCCATCATTGGATATGATCGCACTTCCGATCATCACTTCATTCTGGGGCCGGCATCTGATCTGTTGCGAAGGGACGCTGAGGCAGGGCAGGTGGTGTTTTTCCAGGCTCCCTTGGGGAAGACCAGGAATCAGGCAAAGAGCCGGTTGCATGACCTCGTGAATTGCTGCGGCTTCTACATCCAGTATGGAAGTGACCTCACTGAGCGTCCTGATTTCCTGAGGGCCGGGCAGGCCACAGTGCTGAATCCTGAACGCAAGCGTTTCAGGTTGATGCAATACACACAGCCTTCGGATGACAGCCTGCTGTATGGTGACGCTACGAGACTGGGGTTGAATCGGCTTTCCAATCGGAGTCAGGCGTTGCGGTGGTACCAGGATGATCTCGCCACCGCTTCCAAGCCGCTCGCGGATAACATCCTGGCATTGGTGCTAACACCATATGCCACGCATGCCCAAGGGGCCACTACCTCGCTCTTGCCTGATCCGCAGTACCGCTACGATAGCAGGGACTTCCAGTGGAATGGCTTGAACGAAGCCAACAAATCGCGCCGTCACCAACTCCCGCCAATGGTCAGTGTTACCATCGTCGTTGCCGAGGAGCGCAGCTTCGAAGCGCTTGTTTCCCGAAAGGGAGAGCAGGGGGCAGCAGAGGCGGTGCGAGGGGTTCTGCGAGACCGGTTCAAAGAACACGACAAGCTCAAGGTCGACCTTGAGCTGGTGCAACAAGGATTGAGTGCGCTGCGTCTGCACCACAAGGTGCTCAGCACCATGGTGGCGTTGCGTGGCTCCAAATGGATATCAGAAAATGAAATGTAG
- the vccD gene encoding Verru_Chthon cassette protein D, giving the protein MKCSKWTSRRHGAFTLVEILVVITLVGMLITMAALTVPGALASQRLSAAARQLSADLNHATLMARKENRPVEVRFYLMDPLMPPGEVACRGYQVAVVTGWDAEGRPTTSLDAEMQRLPDDVLLMPSPTYNTLHGKAIHDNDNSNAGGGAPYVSYFINGDGTTTLPSQAPAVLTLVRETSGRIPASLPSDYRSVVIDPQTHLCRLY; this is encoded by the coding sequence ATGAAATGTAGCAAATGGACATCACGCAGACACGGAGCCTTCACCCTCGTGGAGATTCTTGTCGTGATCACGCTCGTCGGCATGTTGATTACCATGGCGGCTCTCACCGTGCCCGGCGCGCTTGCCAGTCAGCGGCTCTCGGCTGCGGCTCGCCAGCTGTCCGCTGATCTCAATCATGCCACACTTATGGCACGAAAGGAAAATCGTCCGGTGGAGGTGCGTTTCTATCTGATGGATCCGCTCATGCCACCGGGGGAGGTCGCGTGTCGCGGGTACCAAGTTGCTGTGGTCACAGGCTGGGATGCGGAAGGGCGACCAACCACGAGCTTGGATGCAGAAATGCAGCGCCTACCGGATGATGTGCTCCTCATGCCGAGCCCCACCTACAACACGCTTCATGGCAAGGCGATTCATGACAATGACAATTCAAACGCTGGAGGCGGCGCACCGTATGTCAGCTATTTCATCAACGGTGATGGAACGACCACGTTGCCCAGTCAGGCACCGGCCGTACTCACCTTGGTACGTGAGACCTCCGGTCGCATCCCTGCTTCACTGCCTTCGGATTACCGATCCGTGGTGATCGATCCTCAGACACATTTGTGCCGACTTTACTAA